Within the Achromobacter spanius genome, the region GACCGCCTGAACGTGGACGGCGGCTCCATTGCGCTGGGTCACCCGTTTGGCGTCACCGGCGCGCGCCTGGCCGGCCATGTGCTGATCGAAGGCCGCCGTCGCGGCGCCCGCTATGCCGTCGTCACGATGTGCATCGGCGGCGGCATGGGCGCAGCGGGCCTGTTTGAAATCTATGCTTGATATGCACTAAGGACCGACATGGACTTGGAATTCACCCCCGAAGAAAACGCCTTCCGCGACGACGTGCGCGCCTTCCTGGCGGCCAAGCTGCCCCGGCGCCTTTCCGACAAGGTGGGCCTGGGCAAGCTGCTCACGAAAGACGACATGGTGGAATGGCACGCCATCCTGAACCAGCAAGGCTGGCTGGCCAGCCACTGGCCCGTGGAATACGGCGGCACCGGCTGGAGCGCCACGCAAAAATTCATCTTCGATAACGAATGCGCGCTGGCCGCCGCGCCCCGCATCGTGCCCTTCGGCCTGAGCATGCTGGGGCCTGTGCTGATCAAGTACGGCAATGAAGCGCAGCGCCAGTACTGGCTGCCGCGCATTCTGGACGGCAGCGACTGGTGGTGCCAGGGCTATTCCGAACCCGGCGCGGGCTCCGACCTGGCTTCGGTCAAGACCACTGCCGTGCGCGACGGCGACCACTACATCGTCAACGGGCAAAAAACCTGGACCACGCTGGGCCAGTACGCCAACATGATTTTCTGCCTGGTGCGCACCTCGCAGGAAGGCCGGCGCCAGGAAGGCATCAGCTTCCTGCTCATCGACATGAACAGCCCGGGCATTGAAGTGCGCCCCATCATCACGCTGGACGGGGAACACGAAGTCAACGAAGTGTTCTTTTCCGATGTGCGCGTGCCCGTCGACAATCTGGTGGGCGAAGAAAACCGGGGCTGGACCTGCGCCAAATACCTGCTGACCTACGAACGCACCAACATTGCCGGCGTGGGCCAATCCACCGCCGCGCTGGAACGCCTGAAAGCGGTGGCCGCCAAGCAGAAAAAGAACGGCCGCCCCCTGGCCGAAGACCCCGACTTTGCCGCCCGCCTGGCGCGCGTGGAAATTGAACTGGCCAATATGCGCACCACCAACCTGCGCGTGGTCGCGGCGGTGGCGGGCGGCGGCGCCCCCGGCGCCGAAAGCTCGATGCTGAAGATACGCGGCACACAGATCCGCCAGGAAATCACGGCATTGAACCGCCGCGCCATGGGTCCGTACGCGCGCCCCTTCGTACCCGAAGCGCTGCACGACGGCTACGACGCAGCGCCCATCGGCCCCGAAGGCGCTGACAGCGCGGCGGCGCAGTACTTCAACAACCGCAAGCTGTCGATCTTCGGCGGCTCCAATGAAATTCAGAAAAACATCATCTCGAAGATGATCTTGGGACTGTAAGGGCCGGCCATGAACTTTGAACACACCGAAGACCGGCGCATGCTGTCCGACATGCTGCGCCGATTTGTCAGCGAGCAGTACGACTTCGCCACCCGCGAACGCCACGCGCAATCGCCCCAGGGCTACAGCGTGGAATTCTGGCGCCGCTACGCCGAACTGGGTGCCATCGGCGCCTTGTTCACCGAGGCCGATGGCGGCCTGGGCGGCGCGGGCTTTGATATCTCGGTCGTCTTCGAGGCGCTGGGACGTGGCCTGGTCGTGGAACCCTTTCTAGACGCCTTGATGGTGGGCAGCGCCATCGCCTCCGCGGGCACGCCCGCGCAGCGCGAAGCTGTGGATGGCCTGATCGCGGGTTCCATCACCGCAGCGCTGGCCCAGGCCGAACCCGATTCCGGCTATGAGCTGGCACGGGTCAGCACGCGCGCCGAACCGTCGGGCGACGGCTGGGTGCTCAACGGCGCCAAGGCCGTCGTCACGGCGGGCGAACACGCGGACCTGTTCCTGGTGTCGGCGCGCACGTCCGGTGCGGAAGATGACGAAGCCGGCATCAGCCTGTTCCTGGTCAGCGCCGGCACGCCGGGCCTGGCGGTGCGCGGCTACGGGCTGATCGACGGCGGACGCGCCGCCGAAGTCACGCTGACCGACGTCAAGCTGGGGCCCGACGCCCTGCTGGGCGAGGCCGGCGCGGGCTACCCGCTGCTGGAACGCGCCACCGGGCGCGGCATTCTGGCGCTGTGCGCCGAAGCCGTGGGCGCGATGGACTGCGCCCGCGACGCCACCCTGGAATACCTGCGCACGCGCCGCCAGTTCGGCACGCCCATCGGCAGCTTCCAGGCCTTGCAGCACCGCATGGCTGATGTGCTGCTGGAAATTGAACAGGCGCGCTCGGCCGTCATCAACGCCGCCGCCGCGCTGGACCACCCCGACCGCGTCACCCGCGAACGCGCCTTGTCCGCCGCCAAGTTCACCATCGGCCGCATCGGCACGCTGGTGGCCGAGGAAAGCATCCAGTTGCACGGCGGCATCGGCATGACCTGGGAACTGCCGCTGGCGCACTACGCCAAGCGCCTCGTCATGATCGACCACCAACTGGGCGACGAAGACCATCACCTGCGCCGCTACATCGCGCTGGCGCAGGCGTGAACGGAGGCAAGCCCGACATGACGCAGGCCCACGCCGCCCAGCCGCTGTTGCCACCGATTTCGCCCCCGTTCTCGGCGCCGTTCCCCGTGCGCAGCGCCGCGGACGTGCAGCGTCTGCAAGCCCGCCCGTTGGCCGAAACGCTGACGGTACAAAGCACCTACGAGATCTTCCGCAATTCGGCCGCGGCCTTTGGCGACAAGACCGCGCTGACCTTCCTGCGCTCGGCGGACCCCGATGATGAGGCCATCCGCTGGAGCTATCGCGAACTGCTGGCCGGCATCCACCAGACAGCCAACCTGCTGCACGACCTGGGCGTGCGCGCGAACGACGCCGTGGCCGTGATGCTGCCCGGTTGCCTGGAATACCACCTGGCGCTGTGGGGCGGCGAGGCGGCCGGCATTGTCCAGCCGCTGAACCCGCTGCTGACGGAAGACAAGCTGGCCTCGCTGATGACGACCGCGCGCGCCAAGGTGCTGATCGCCTATGGCGCCGACGCCGATTGCGAAATGTGGTCGAAGGCGCTGCGGCTGCGCGAGCGCGTGCCGACCCTGCAAACCCTGCTGCGCGTGGCGCCGCACACCGAGCCGCTGTCGGACCGCCCCGCCCTGCCCGACTACGCGCTGGACTTCAACGCCAACCGCTCGGCGCAACCCGCCGACCGCCTGCTCAGCGAACGGATCATCCGCGCCAGCGACGTGGCGGCGTATTTCCACACGGGCGGCACCACGGGCGCGCCCAAGCTGGCCATCCACACCCACGCCAATCAGGTCTTTACCGCCTGGGCGGCCGTGCAGTTGCAGAACGCGGGACCGACGGACGTGGTCATCAACGGCTATCCGCTATTCCACGTGGCGGGCGTGTTGCCGGCCTCGCTGGCGGCTTTGTCGGCCGGCGTGGAAACCGTCATTCCCACCACCATGCTGCTGCGCAACCGCGACGTGCTGCGCAACTACTGGCGCCTGGTCGAAAAGCATCGCGCGACCTCGCTGCAAGGCGTGCCGACCATTCTGGCGGCGCTGGCCGACGTGCCGCTGGCGGGCGCCGATATCTCGTCGCTGCGCTACTGCCGCACCGGCGCCGCGCCGCTGCCCGCCGAACTGGCCGCGCGCTTCAAGCGGCTGTTCGGCCTGCAAGTGAATGAAAGCCTGGGCATGACGGAGATGGCCGGCATCTCTTCCATCACGCCCCCGGGTTCGGTGTTTCCCGTCAACTGCGTGGGCTACCCGCTGCCCTATGTGCAGGTACGCATCGTTGGCCTGGACATTCCCGCCGGGCAAGCCGCGAAGGACTTGCCACCGGGCAAGCCCGGCATGGTGCTGTTCAAGGCGCCCAATGTGATCCCCGGTTTTCTGGACCCCGCCGACACCGCCCGCGCCTTCACGGAAGACGGCTGGCTGATCAGTGGCGACGTAGGCTTCATGGATGCCGAAGGCCGGCTGCATTTGCAAGGCCGCGCCAAGGACTTGATTATCCGCAGCGGCCACAACATCGATCCCAAGACCATCGAAGACGCGCTCGCCACGCACCCGGCTGTACACCTGTGCGCCGCCGTCGGCGCGCCGGACGCCTATGCCGGCGAGCTGCCGGTGGCCTTCGTCACGCTGATGGAAGGCGCGCAGGCCACGGAAGCCGAACTCGTTGCCTACGCGGCCGCGCACGTGGATGAAGGCCCGGCGCGCCCCAAGCGCGTCATCGTGCTGGACGCCATGCCCATGACCAACGTGGGCAAGATCTACAAACCTGATTTGCGCCATCTGGCCACTGCCGTATCGGTAGAGGCGGTGGTGGCGCGCACCCTGCAACAGGCCGGGCTAGCGGAAGACAGCAAGATCTTCCGCGTGCTGGCCGATGCACAACCGGATGTCGCTGTTGAAGCGGCATCCGGCGTATCCGCGCCGCTGAAGGAGCAGTTGCGCGAAGCCTTGGCGCGCTTGCCGGTCAAAGTCGTGTTGCGCGACTGAACCGGAACGCGTCCTCCCATCACCACACACCACAACAAACCACAACACCACTGGAGACAACCCATGCTGAAGATGCCCAAGCGCCGCGCCTGCCTGGCCGCACTACTGCTTGCCACCACCGGCGCCGCCTTGCCGCTGGCCGCCAGCGCGCAAACCGACTTTCCCACCAAGCCCATTACGCTGATCGTGCCCTTCCCGGCGGGCGGCTCCACCGACCGCCACCTGCGCATCGTGGCGCAGGACGCCTCCAAATACCTGGGTCAGCAGGTCATCGTGGAAAACCGGCCTGGCGCGGGCGGCACCCTGGGTCCGGCCACCATGGCCCGCACCGCCAAGCCCGACGGCTACACCATCAGCCTGTACACGCTGGCCATGTTGCGCATGCCCTACATGCAGAAAAGCAGCTGGGATCCCATCAACGATTTCAGCTTCATCATCGGGTTGTCGGGCTACACCTTCGGCTTCACCGTGCGCTCGGATTCGCCGTACAAGACGTTCAACGAATACATCGAGGCCGCGCGCAAGGCGCCGGGCACCATCGACTACGGCTCCACCGGCGTGGGCTCGTCGCCGCACCTGCTGATTGAAGAAATCGCCATCAACGCCAAGGTCAAGCTGAACCACGTGCCGTTCAAGGGCAACGCCGACATGCAGCAGGCGCTGCTGGGCGGCCACGTCATGGCGCAAAGCGATGCCACCGGCTGGGACCAGTTCGTGGACTCGGGCAAGATGCGCCTCTTGGTCACCTTCGGCGAAAAGCGCACCACGCGCTGGCCCGACGTGCCCACCGCGCAAGAGCTCGGCTACAAGGTGGTGTCGACCTCGCCGTATGGCCTGGCCGGCCCCAAGGGCATGGACCCCGCCGTCGTGAAAACGCTGCATGACGCCTTCAAGAAAGCGCTGTTCGACAAGGCCAGCATGGACGTCATGAAGCAACTGAACCAGGAACCCGCGTACCGCAACAGCGCGGACTACAAGGCCTGGGCGCAAGCCACTTTCGTGAAGGAGAAGGACCTGATCGAGTATCTGGGGCTGATGGCAAAGGACTGACCCGAGGCCAGGTTAGCGCCCTGATACAGGGCCTCAAAAAGCCGGACGGACCGGCAGATATTCTTTGCACGCTACGTTTGTATGCAAAAAATGTCTGCCTTTCCTGTCCGGCTTTTTGATAGACTGGCTGCCCGATGGTTTTCCCCTCCGGCCGCCGCAGCCGCGCCCCATGACTCAGGAAGTTCCGCTAGACCCCAGCGCCGACGATATTGCCCGCGAAGTGTCCGCCGCCATCGTGGCGCACAAACTTCCGCCTGGCACCCGGCTGCGCGAAGAGGCGCTGGCGCGGGTCTACAAGGTCAGCCGCACCAAGATCCGCGCGGCGCTGCTGATGCTGTCCAAGGACAAGCTGATCAACATCGTTCCCGACAAGGGCGCGTTTGTCAGCAAGCCGGACGCCAACGAGGCGCGCGAAGTCTACGCCGTGCGCCGCATCCTGGAAGCCGCGCTGGCCAAGGAATTCGTGGCGCGCGCCACCGCCGCCGACTACCGCCGCATTGATGCCCATCTGGCCGAGGAACGGCTGGCCGTGCAAGCCGGCGACGTGCAAAAGCGCAATTATCTGCTGGGGCATTTCCACATTCTGCTGGCCGAAGCCGTGGGCAATTCGGTGCTGACGGGCATGCTGCGCGAACTCTCGGCCCGCAGCGCCGTGATCACCGTGCTGTACCAAAGCTCGCACGACGCCAGTTGTTCGTCGCAAGAGCACCACGCTTTCATCGAGGCCGCGCGCGCGGGCGATACCGAACGCGCCTGCGCGCTGATGGATGAACACCTGGAACACGTGCAAACCGCGCTGAATTTCACCGACGACAGCGCGGGCGGCGGGGACTTGGTCACAGCGCTGCTTAGCTGAGCTGGCTGAGCCAACGACCCGGCAGTGGCCAAGCGCCCCGGCCCGCGTTCGTCTTAGCCCGCGTTCGCCTCACCCCGCGTTCGCCTTAGCCCGCGTTCGCCTCACCCCGCGTTCGCCTTAGCCCGCGTTCGCCTCACCCCGCCTTCGTCCCGCCCAGCATCTGCTCCATGCGCTGCTGCAACCACAGCTCGGTCGCGCTCAGCGACGCGCCTTGCAGCCACAACGTACGCACTGACAACATCGGCAAGGACAAGCCGGTACACGGCACCCGAGTCAGCGTTCGGCGAAAGCTCTCGTATTCGGCGATGTTCAGCGGCAGGATCGCCCAGCCCAGTTCGTCCGCCACCATGCCGGCAATGCTGTAGAAGCTGTCCGTGCGCCAGACGGTGGGGCTCAGCACCACCTCTTCCACGCCTTCCATCTGCATGACCAGTTGCCGGTAGCGCGCCAGGTCACTGCGCGTGACCTCGGCCAACGCAGCCAGCGGATGGCCCGACGCCACGAACACCGCCTGCGCCACATGGCCCAGGTAACGGTGTGCGAAGGCGCTGCCGGGGTCGCCCCGGTCAAAGTGGAACGCGATGCTGGCGCGACCCTGCTGCACGTAATCGGCCACCTCGGTCGCGGTACCGTTCAACTGCGTGAGTTCCAGGGCGGGAAAGCGGTCGGCCACTTCCACCATCAACGCGCCCAGCACCTGATACGGCAGCGCCTCGTCCAGCGCGATCGACAGCCGCGCATCCTGCCCCGCCGCGAAAGACAAGGCCCGCTGGTCCAGCCCGCCCGCCTGCCGCAGCAGTTCACGCGCTTCTTGCAGCATGACTTCGCCGGCGGGCGTCAGCGTGGCGTTGCGCCGCGAGCGGTCGAACAATTCCACGCCCAGGTCGGCCTCCAACAGGCCCACCGAGGTACTGACGGCGGACTGCGCGCGGCCTAGCGCACGCGCCGCGGCAGAAAACGAACCGGCATCCGCCGCCGCGACGAAATGCCGAAGCTGATCCAAGGTCCATTGCATGGCGCCCTCCTTAATTCATCTATTTTATAGATGGAATCAAACTTTTTACGGCAAATAAACAGATACATAATGCCGGCCTTGCACTCGTAGCGCCGCCGAAACCGCGCGGCCGGGTGTGGATACAAACAGGAGTAGAACTATGCAGCGGACTCATTCGAACGCTGTCGCCACGGCCGACCCGCGCCGTTGGCTGGTGCTGGGCATTGTGTCCATTGCCTTGTTGTTGATCGTGGTGGACATGACGGTGCTGTACACCGCCCTGCCCCGGCTCACGCATGAGCTGGGCGTCACCGCGTCTGAAAAATTGTGGATCGTGAACGTTTACGGCCTGGTCGTGTCGGGCCTGTTGCTGGGCATGGGCACGCTGGGCGACCGGCTGGGCCACAAGCGCCTGTTCATGATGGGGCTGGTCGTCTTTGGCGTGGCCTCGCTGGCCGCCGCCTATTCGCCGGGCGCGGCGTCCTTGATTGCGGCCCGTGTGCTGCTGGCGGTGGGCGCGGCCATGATGATGCCGGCCACCCTGTCCATCATCCGCCTGACTTTCGCCCAGGAACGCGAACGCGCCGTGGCCATCGGCATCTGGGCGTCGGTGGCGTCCGGCGGCGCGGCGCTGGGGCCGGTGGTGGGCGGCGTGCTGCTGGAGCATTTCTGGTGGGGCTCGGTGTTCCTGATCAACGTGCCCATCGTGCTGCTTGCGCTGCCGCTGGCCTGGCGTTGCATCCCCGCCAGCCGCCCCGCCGCCGCCCGCCCCTGGGACCTGTTGGGCTCCTTGCAGGTCATGGCGGGCTTGATCCTGTGCGCCTATGCGTTGAAAGAACTGGGCCGCGCCACTACCTCGTGGTCGCATGCCGCATTAGCTTGCGCGGCCGGGGTCACCATCCTGACCTTGTTCGTGCGCCGCCAGCGTCGCCGCCCGTATCCGCTGATCGACTTCGCCATCTTCCGCAACGCCACTTTCAGTTCGGGCGTGGCGGCCGCTCTTTTCGCGGGTGCGGCGCTGCTGGGGTTGGAACTGGTGTTCAGCCAGCGCCTGCAATTGGTGCTGGGCATGTCGCCGATTCAGGCCGCGTTGTTCATCCTGCCGCTGCCGCTTGCCGCCTTCGTGGCGGGGCCGCTGGCGGGCTGGCTGTTGGCCTATATGCGTGGCCCGCGCCTGATGTTCCTGGCGCTGGCCGTGTCAGCCGCGGGCATGGGCGCTTACCTGCTGTGCTATGACGGCGCCATCTTGCCGCAGATGCTCAGCCTGAGCGTGCTGGGCCTGGGCATCGGCGCAACCATGACGGCGGCGTCCAGCTCCATCATGCAAAGCGCCACGCCAGAACGCGCCGGCATGGCGGCGTCGATTGAAGAGGTGTCCTACGAATTGGGCGGCGCGCTGGGCGTGACGCTGATGGGGTCCATTCTGTCGGGCGTTTATGCCAACACGCTGGACGTGCCCCCTGCTCTGGCCGCTGCGCCCGCGCTGCGTGACAGTCTGGATGAGGCGCTGATCGTGGCGGAAGGCTTGCCGACAGACCTGGCGGCCACGCTGACGCACTTGGCCAAGACGGCGTTCGACACCGGCTATGCCGCCGTGATCGCCACCGCCACCGTCATGCTGCTGGCCACCGCCGCGTTCGTGCTGCTGAACCGCACGCGGCGGCAACCGGTTCCGGGCTAAGCCAGGTTCCAAGACGGGGGCTACGCCGAGGGGCTAAGCCGGGCTTTGTGCCGAGGCGCTAGGCCGGCCCAGCGCCCCCGTCAGCGACCGTCAGCGAATCCGAAAGGCGTGGTCCATATCCGCGATCAGATCTTCTTCGTGCTCCAGCCCGATTGAAATCCGGATCAGCCCTTCCGACACGCCCGCCGCCTCGCGTTCCTCGGCCGGCACGCCGGAATGCGTGGTGGACGCCGGGTGGCACACCAGCGATTCCGTGCCTCCCAGGCTGACCGCCGACTTGAACAGATGCAGCGCGTTGATGAAGCGGAACGCCCGCTCGCGGCCCCCATCAAGCACGAAGGCGAAGGTGGAGCCGGGGCCGGTGCACTGGCGCTTGTAGACCTCTTGGTAAGCGCGGTCAGAGATCATCTCCGGATGATAAATAACGACCTTCTCATACGGATTGCCGGCCAGCCATTGCGCCACCTTGGTCGCCGTGCGGGCCGCCTGCTTCATGCGCAGCACCACCGTTTCCATCGACCGCGTGATCATCCAGCAGGAATGCGGGTCCAGTTGCGAACCGAACGCGCTGCGGATGGCGCGTACCTTCTTGATCAAGTCCTTGCTGCCCGTGACGGCGCCCGCCACCAGGTCGCTGTGGCCGCCCACGTACTTCGTCAGCGAATACACGCACAGGTCCACGCCATGGTCGGCCGGCTTTTGAAAAATGGGCCCCAACAGCGTGTTGTCGCAGACCGATACGGGGCGATAGCCGTGGCGCGTTTCAAACGCATCCAGCTCGTTCTTCATGCCTTCGAAATCGATCAGCGCGTTGGTGGGGTTGGCCGGCGTTTCCACATAGAGCACGCGCACCGGCCCCTTGGCCGCCGCTTCCTCCAGCGCCGCGCGCATGGCCTTGGGCGACAGGCCGTCGCGGATGGCATGCGAGCCGATGCCCCATTCCGGAAACACCTTGGCAATCAGCGTCTCGGTACCGCCATACAAGGGCAGCGACTGCACCAACTGGTCGCCGGGGCGCAGGAACGCCATCAGCACGGCGCTGATGGCGGCCATGCCGCTGGCCGTGACCGCCGCCGCTTCGGACCCATCCAGCAAGGCCAGCCGGTCTTCCACGATTTCCAGGTTGGGATGATTGAAGCGGCTGTAGACCAGCCCGGCCGATTCGCCTTGCGGCAAGGGCTTGCGGCCCGAGACCACATCAAAGAAGGCCGCGCCGTCCTCGGCGGACCGGAACGCGAAGGTGGACGTCAGAAAGACGGGCGGCTTGACCGCGCCTTCAGACAGAAAGGGGTCATAGCCATAGGACATCATCTGCGTTTCCGCATGCAGCGGGCGTCCAAAAATATCCTTCTTGTGATAAGTCGAATACGTCATGGTGTGCCTCTTACTCTGGGATTCCAGCCGACCGGGCAGGCGCGTGTCGCATGTTGCGACGATAACGCCTATTCGTCCGCTTGCATCTGGCCGGGCACGACACGATTGCGGCCGTGGTGCTTGGCCTGGTAGAGGCCGCGGTCGGCCGCCCGGATCAGGTCGGTGCAGGGCTGGTCATCCGTGGGAATGGCCGTGGCCGTGCCGATGCTGACGGTCAGCCAGGGGCCAGACCCGGTATCCTTTTGCGGAATCTGCATGGCCTCGACCGCGCGGCGCAGCTTTTCAGCCGCCAGCCGCGCGCTGCCGGCGGGCGTGCCGGGCAGCACCAGCGCGAATTCTTCGCCGCCAAAGCGGGCGGCCAGGTCGGTGGAGCGGTCGCAACTGGCGAAGATGGTGTTGGCCACGCGCTTGAGCGCTTCGTCGCCCGCGATGTGGCCATAGGTGTCGTTGTAGGCCTTGAAGTGGTCCACATCGATCATCAACATGC harbors:
- a CDS encoding acyl-CoA dehydrogenase family protein, yielding MDLEFTPEENAFRDDVRAFLAAKLPRRLSDKVGLGKLLTKDDMVEWHAILNQQGWLASHWPVEYGGTGWSATQKFIFDNECALAAAPRIVPFGLSMLGPVLIKYGNEAQRQYWLPRILDGSDWWCQGYSEPGAGSDLASVKTTAVRDGDHYIVNGQKTWTTLGQYANMIFCLVRTSQEGRRQEGISFLLIDMNSPGIEVRPIITLDGEHEVNEVFFSDVRVPVDNLVGEENRGWTCAKYLLTYERTNIAGVGQSTAALERLKAVAAKQKKNGRPLAEDPDFAARLARVEIELANMRTTNLRVVAAVAGGGAPGAESSMLKIRGTQIRQEITALNRRAMGPYARPFVPEALHDGYDAAPIGPEGADSAAAQYFNNRKLSIFGGSNEIQKNIISKMILGL
- a CDS encoding acyl-CoA dehydrogenase family protein → MNFEHTEDRRMLSDMLRRFVSEQYDFATRERHAQSPQGYSVEFWRRYAELGAIGALFTEADGGLGGAGFDISVVFEALGRGLVVEPFLDALMVGSAIASAGTPAQREAVDGLIAGSITAALAQAEPDSGYELARVSTRAEPSGDGWVLNGAKAVVTAGEHADLFLVSARTSGAEDDEAGISLFLVSAGTPGLAVRGYGLIDGGRAAEVTLTDVKLGPDALLGEAGAGYPLLERATGRGILALCAEAVGAMDCARDATLEYLRTRRQFGTPIGSFQALQHRMADVLLEIEQARSAVINAAAALDHPDRVTRERALSAAKFTIGRIGTLVAEESIQLHGGIGMTWELPLAHYAKRLVMIDHQLGDEDHHLRRYIALAQA
- a CDS encoding acyl-CoA synthetase, whose product is MTQAHAAQPLLPPISPPFSAPFPVRSAADVQRLQARPLAETLTVQSTYEIFRNSAAAFGDKTALTFLRSADPDDEAIRWSYRELLAGIHQTANLLHDLGVRANDAVAVMLPGCLEYHLALWGGEAAGIVQPLNPLLTEDKLASLMTTARAKVLIAYGADADCEMWSKALRLRERVPTLQTLLRVAPHTEPLSDRPALPDYALDFNANRSAQPADRLLSERIIRASDVAAYFHTGGTTGAPKLAIHTHANQVFTAWAAVQLQNAGPTDVVINGYPLFHVAGVLPASLAALSAGVETVIPTTMLLRNRDVLRNYWRLVEKHRATSLQGVPTILAALADVPLAGADISSLRYCRTGAAPLPAELAARFKRLFGLQVNESLGMTEMAGISSITPPGSVFPVNCVGYPLPYVQVRIVGLDIPAGQAAKDLPPGKPGMVLFKAPNVIPGFLDPADTARAFTEDGWLISGDVGFMDAEGRLHLQGRAKDLIIRSGHNIDPKTIEDALATHPAVHLCAAVGAPDAYAGELPVAFVTLMEGAQATEAELVAYAAAHVDEGPARPKRVIVLDAMPMTNVGKIYKPDLRHLATAVSVEAVVARTLQQAGLAEDSKIFRVLADAQPDVAVEAASGVSAPLKEQLREALARLPVKVVLRD
- a CDS encoding tripartite tricarboxylate transporter substrate binding protein translates to MLKMPKRRACLAALLLATTGAALPLAASAQTDFPTKPITLIVPFPAGGSTDRHLRIVAQDASKYLGQQVIVENRPGAGGTLGPATMARTAKPDGYTISLYTLAMLRMPYMQKSSWDPINDFSFIIGLSGYTFGFTVRSDSPYKTFNEYIEAARKAPGTIDYGSTGVGSSPHLLIEEIAINAKVKLNHVPFKGNADMQQALLGGHVMAQSDATGWDQFVDSGKMRLLVTFGEKRTTRWPDVPTAQELGYKVVSTSPYGLAGPKGMDPAVVKTLHDAFKKALFDKASMDVMKQLNQEPAYRNSADYKAWAQATFVKEKDLIEYLGLMAKD
- a CDS encoding GntR family transcriptional regulator, with amino-acid sequence MTQEVPLDPSADDIAREVSAAIVAHKLPPGTRLREEALARVYKVSRTKIRAALLMLSKDKLINIVPDKGAFVSKPDANEAREVYAVRRILEAALAKEFVARATAADYRRIDAHLAEERLAVQAGDVQKRNYLLGHFHILLAEAVGNSVLTGMLRELSARSAVITVLYQSSHDASCSSQEHHAFIEAARAGDTERACALMDEHLEHVQTALNFTDDSAGGGDLVTALLS
- a CDS encoding LysR family transcriptional regulator, whose amino-acid sequence is MQWTLDQLRHFVAAADAGSFSAAARALGRAQSAVSTSVGLLEADLGVELFDRSRRNATLTPAGEVMLQEARELLRQAGGLDQRALSFAAGQDARLSIALDEALPYQVLGALMVEVADRFPALELTQLNGTATEVADYVQQGRASIAFHFDRGDPGSAFAHRYLGHVAQAVFVASGHPLAALAEVTRSDLARYRQLVMQMEGVEEVVLSPTVWRTDSFYSIAGMVADELGWAILPLNIAEYESFRRTLTRVPCTGLSLPMLSVRTLWLQGASLSATELWLQQRMEQMLGGTKAG
- a CDS encoding MFS transporter; its protein translation is MQRTHSNAVATADPRRWLVLGIVSIALLLIVVDMTVLYTALPRLTHELGVTASEKLWIVNVYGLVVSGLLLGMGTLGDRLGHKRLFMMGLVVFGVASLAAAYSPGAASLIAARVLLAVGAAMMMPATLSIIRLTFAQERERAVAIGIWASVASGGAALGPVVGGVLLEHFWWGSVFLINVPIVLLALPLAWRCIPASRPAAARPWDLLGSLQVMAGLILCAYALKELGRATTSWSHAALACAAGVTILTLFVRRQRRRPYPLIDFAIFRNATFSSGVAAALFAGAALLGLELVFSQRLQLVLGMSPIQAALFILPLPLAAFVAGPLAGWLLAYMRGPRLMFLALAVSAAGMGAYLLCYDGAILPQMLSLSVLGLGIGATMTAASSSIMQSATPERAGMAASIEEVSYELGGALGVTLMGSILSGVYANTLDVPPALAAAPALRDSLDEALIVAEGLPTDLAATLTHLAKTAFDTGYAAVIATATVMLLATAAFVLLNRTRRQPVPG
- a CDS encoding cystathionine gamma-synthase family protein, producing the protein MTYSTYHKKDIFGRPLHAETQMMSYGYDPFLSEGAVKPPVFLTSTFAFRSAEDGAAFFDVVSGRKPLPQGESAGLVYSRFNHPNLEIVEDRLALLDGSEAAAVTASGMAAISAVLMAFLRPGDQLVQSLPLYGGTETLIAKVFPEWGIGSHAIRDGLSPKAMRAALEEAAAKGPVRVLYVETPANPTNALIDFEGMKNELDAFETRHGYRPVSVCDNTLLGPIFQKPADHGVDLCVYSLTKYVGGHSDLVAGAVTGSKDLIKKVRAIRSAFGSQLDPHSCWMITRSMETVVLRMKQAARTATKVAQWLAGNPYEKVVIYHPEMISDRAYQEVYKRQCTGPGSTFAFVLDGGRERAFRFINALHLFKSAVSLGGTESLVCHPASTTHSGVPAEEREAAGVSEGLIRISIGLEHEEDLIADMDHAFRIR